From Calliphora vicina chromosome X, idCalVici1.1, whole genome shotgun sequence, the proteins below share one genomic window:
- the LOC135962850 gene encoding serine-rich adhesin for platelets, whose translation MLQPRESRLLWRRRKRRHSMEGLCCSRIYSTLIIIGCLTSLPQGLTQHNDDIYIVKPTPALRFGKEELTTVLLVNNENHGRFINVRPEVGLLTSTARTFIQEGVTTEYATQVVGTTLDNGRVYAQYLKKSSRVLYDGGSAMPSVVTSWVGESLHSEAVFLPQSHNDLFDADQPDWQAIDDRLLGDRRHHDDFVGNTDYVGLRSKSSSATSSQSEIKSLGITSSLGYTTNSKSSYDFVTHLGENARKVAANKVLPIGDLPTYTIKQNYEPSAYLTSNDDVGLEEDNDEEAFGRNPKLIYKKLMQNHVRSENESASVLQAPKPLIPFSRHFATVTYYGFADFTTVVGDSVIVFSPSTSTQNMNYQAQVTSIKGEATLGAGSPQSITKVPITIAQDIIEPTIAQQPSIKTSLDAASATVMEMDTGLDETSSTSSSTTTVITTSSEKTDAKQESVTLLETSEVVVHPTQSEMSSIESTSKTAPVMLSRPSNEEILRIYNALANANVEADKVQIQSTAALNTTIITDATSADDEVQLKTSNVEIFGGATTIFFEDDPFANFVDASKTQTSTNLDSTIATQNMSTSLGKSSTFSLKESTEVPTIEVTTEESKSETTTDAALTSSEIILDTEVENIITTPVPNTKHSNQDENSPADMLPNVLIKEIDPNNEEVPQDCISTSQVFLTQLPKTVTQTETVVITINESELRTEIKQQIQPTFEIKEATKYYCIQASQVQANQIESPLVKQTISALENKDQHLAPVDVTEVNEEDVTETFVWTTTEETLFTDKTEQPDEDEKKQDISKPTGLATSAELEVDENEQEDDGDEEASGQPDDEEEEDDEEIELIYKTLYTTYTYLTTFFHDESTSISSHTEVVTNVMTSTLGISSTKESTSTYIIANVDDNEINPTGSLAVTTQMETTKRYVVPSEVESFIRTDEIETDADIVDNSYVSSKSSESLTTFYTTYTYYTTIFAEGETDIMSHTEIITNVKKSATSATSEAEKIMPTISSYSAAANEENIATTIYQGEEELIREIESRSMSRSATLAANDKALLPDIPELGDLSAITLITDVRSSSSPGDKQIINKISAPATISNDTVLPQQQSILEDQISSESNTDTDEIIPSATLLLQTSFTTFTYYTTMYSGDETNVISRLETMTNTVTETLKPSKKIDLKDASLPITYFTTFTYWTKLAKEGQITTLSREEIISNVIVPTMVQPETQETHTQMESLENTKNKDSDVVANIVTETILTEETTSNEVHDENVLNQAHLSELTTNMSAGQHTTNILEPTTYYTTYTYYTTSYEADKTITDSRFETATNIVTPTVTLSNTKERDEDSAKLEKPIYSSATPAQSQINVSDASTSELVLYDFKKIIDADGISTIFFTTEIKPTLNSDGVLTEVISSTSSLLINEEKRSIQATEAMESSVNSLGVEGQMQKQYKTGLVRLIEGTRIANKTTTLYQSKVIGTVIDQRYAQIIESTSSFIFEKTRAPEDSNSMNVEIMPTSSSDVQNIQATQQVSLESSISLPKVEGSITETSLEQDIDSSTKPAEEVDEENYSKTDEKLRFPFQTKKPPFISPLKPFSNRNRPQFAPKKNSSATIITRSDFTPTITATPALKTISRFSSTRRGSASSNSISFASSSRRFGRPSKSSIAGSGLQVASTVGQAASRNRFASSSSARGSFASSSRRLGGSSNTIRPSFSRPSLFSSGFSGNSRLRVRPTSTADIGEVSSAIDIATSVPLNSQEDGGGVSQNQYDLEDDEENATESNRKQNNPLLRLRRPLNRPQGFTPARPQINSPNNAVSLRRNPLINRGRSSNVATLTSTTTTTTAKPKPRTFQPPLIAQNRIRPTNSLFPPRNIFGVQKAAVTTEENKDLSEEDTNENNDDSEYEDDDDEELEGEDEEESNRRRRRSHNNTELVEKHKLRNKREADSAQQNRSNFRNRFRRPKLASHAQAESKSSEDEASEAKEPVTTGIPASTTATQRTRTRFGARYPQHSSSSTTSATTSSASSNHKAIRPTRPTSNGRAQFTLRDKDSSAMSTTQKGLTTAKRPAFRRPQPGGTHGTRRLPSSTAPSSSSSSSSGKRRLKSFTNNDATTTSRNSVTGRSRSSSTTSGRSRVSSPSRDSNIGGRNRARNNHNYNSNNNNNNEPLIIDNSGTITVTHVIPTEVTIPVVNGKVTEYKQVVTAKTSTEILEPQQYTTTIAANGLPQLALTREDSSVNYNGATEVTQYVLHETPTTTITFTPTTIRGRKTSFSHVLPSTVYSVEQVVSTVQPQISANAPLANILLSQLLLGNVGLQAGNPLLGALGGALSQPGVGLGTAVGPAQPATPVTEYKTHASTYVTTVVEGQSTVLPITFQGKKILTTIFDTTAQTITATEFITDTIVTTPTALVQPQPAVNSLLLQQLLLQQHLQQQQQQLQQPTPDPSYPLNAILNSVPPQFLLGGDNLQELEASNNIRGSGQSDLLNDDDDFTVGSSVDLDDIALQAQAQTHKTGRKKTRKNGKNHKRKQNNNVEAHGAVESSVITLYVSGRRPGEFSTVLSTVQVRPDSTQYKRHAHTIDTETDYLNDGSELVNEYLALPPEIILLDGKDKHENEVVYENEGVATQSLESIVGDVSLWYSTQTTTSITTSTNDMSKVSATEIITDQRYDMAESPRLNVDTHVANSSSNEYFFV comes from the exons ATGATATTTATATAGTTAAACCAACACCTGCCTTACGTTTTGGTAAAGAAG AATTAACCACGGTTTTATTGGTAAATAATGAGAATCATGGACGGTTTATAAATGTGCGACCGGAAGTAGGGCTTTTAACTTCAACGGCTCGTACTTTTATACAGGAGGGTGTGACGACAGAATATGCCACTCAAGTAGTGGGCACTACGCTTGATAATGGCCGAGTATATGctcaatatttaaagaaaagctCTCGTGTTTTATACGATGGTGGCAGTGCGATGCCCTCCGTTGTTACCAGTTGGGTAGGCGAGTCACTTCATAGTGAGGCCGTGTTCTTGCCTCAAAGTCATAACGATTTATTCGATGCGGATCAGCCTGACTGGCAGGCCATAGATGATCGTTTATTGGGTGATCGTCGTCATCATGACGATTTTGTTGGCAACACCGATTATGTGGGCTTGCGCAGCAAATCATCCTCAGCCACAAGTTCTCAGAGTGAAATAAAATCATTGGGTATAACTTCAAGTTTAGGTTACACGACGAATTCGAAATCTTCTTACGATTTTGTAACGCATTTGGGGGAGAACGCTCGTAAGGTGGCGGCTAATAAAGTTTTACCTATTGGTGATCTGCCAACATATACCATCAAACAGAACTATGAGCCAAGTGCTTACTTAACATCCAATGATGATGTTGGTTTAGAGGAGGATAATGATGAGGAAGCTTTTGGACGCAATCCGAAAttgatatacaaaaaattaatgcaAAACCATGTGAGAAGTGAAAATGAATCTGCTTCAGTATTGCAGGCACCTAAGCCCCTTATTCCCTTCAGCCGTCATTTCGCTACAGTGACCTATTATGGTTTTGCTGATTTTACTACAGTGGTGGGTGATAGTGTAATTGTTTTCTCACCGAGTACTTCAACCCAGAATATGAATTATCAGGCTCAGGTAACTTCCATAAAGGGAGAGGCTACATTGGGGGCTGGCTCACCCCAAAGTATAACTAAAGTTCCCATTACAATTGCTCAAGATATTATAGAGCCCACAATAGCTCAACAGCCTTCAATTAAAACGTCGTTGGATGCAGCAAGCGCTACAGTCATGGAAATGGATACTGGCCTAGATGAAACTTCATCTACTTCTTCTTCGACTACTACTGTAATTACTACAAGTAGTGAAAAAACAGATGCGAAACAAGAATCTGTTACTTTATTGGAAACCTCTGAAGTTGTTGTACATCCAACGCAAAGTGAAATGTCAAGCATTGAATCAACCTCAAAAACAGCACCTGTGATGCTGTCACGTCCTTCCAATGAAGAGATTTTGAGAATTTATAATGCCTTAGCCAATGCCAATGTTGAGGCAGATAAAGTACAAATACAATCAACAGCTGCCTTAAATACCACCATTATAACTGACGCAACCTCCGCGGATGATGAAGTACAGCTGAAAACCTCAAATGTGGAAATATTTGGAGGAGCAACTACGATATTCTTTGAAGATGATCCTTTTGCAAATTTTGTGGACGCGTCTAAAACACAAACTTCCACCAATCTAGACTCTACTATCGCTACACAAAATATGTCCACCTCCTTAGGTAAGAGCAGTACGTTTTCTCTTAAGGAGTCAACCGAAGTGCCAACAATTGAAGTAACAACAGAAGAGAGTAAAAGTGAAACTACTACTGATGCGGCATTGACTTCATCAGAAATTATATTGGATACAGAAGTTGAGAACATTATTACTACTCCCGTACCAAATACGAAACATTCTAACCAAGATGAAAATTCCCCAGCCGACATGTTGCCGAATGTGCTAATCAAAGAAATTGATCCAAATAATGAGGAAGTTCCCCAGGATTGTATAAGTACTTCACAGGTATTCTTAACTCAATTGCCCAAGACAGTTACACAAACGGAGACAGTAGTTATAACCATTAATGAATCGGAGTTAAGAACTGAAATAAAGCAGCAAATTCAGCccacatttgaaattaaagaagCCACAAAATATTATTGCATACAAGCCTCACAAGTTCAGGCCAATCAAATTGAAAGTCCCCTAGTAAAGCAGACAATTTCGGCATTGGAAAATAAAGACCAACATTTGGCACCGGTTGATGTAACCGAAGTGAATGAAGAGGATGTAACGGAAACGTTTGTTTGGACTACAACTGAAGAAACGTTATTTACAGATAAAACCGAACAACCAGATGAAGATGAAAAGAAGCAGGATATTTCGAAACCCACTGGTCTGGCTACTAGTGCTGAATTAGAGGTAGATGAAAACGAACAAGAAGACGATGGCGATGAAGAGGCTTCAGGTCAACCAGACGATGAGGAGGAGGAAGATGATGAGGAAATTGAACTAATCTACAAAACATTGTATACCACTTACACCTACTTAACTACGTTCTTCCATGATGAATCCACCTCCATATCTAGCCACACCGAAGTGGTTACAAATGTTATGACCTCAACGCTGGGTATAAGTTCAACAAAAGAATCGACAAGCACATATATTATAGCTAATGTCGATGACAATGAAATTAATCCTACAGGTAGCTTAGCGGTCACAACACAAATGGAAACTACAAAACGCTATGTGGTGCCTTCGGAAGTTGAGAGCTTTATACGAACTGATGAGATAGAAACGGATGCCGATATTGTTGATAACTCGTATGTATCTAGCAAAAGTTCTGAATCTTTGACAACATTTTATACTACCTATACCTATTACACGACAATATTTGCTGAAGGCGAAACGGATATAATGTCTCATACCGAAATAATTACAAACGTTAAGAAATCTGCAACATCAGCTACCTCGGAGGCTGAAAAAATTATGCCCACGATATCATCTTACTCAGCTGCAGCAAATGAGGAAAATATTGCAACTACTATATACCAAGGGGAAGAAGAACTGATTCGTGAAATTGAATCAAGATCAATGTCGCGTTCCGCAACCTTAGCAGCCAACGATAAAGCCCTTTTACCCGATATACCCGAACTAGGAGATCTTTCCGCAATTACTTTGATTACCGATGTACGTTCCTCTAGTTCGCCCGGAGATAagcaaattattaacaaaattagcGCACCAGCAACGATTTCCAATGATACAGTTCTCCCACAGCAACAATCCATATTAGAAGATCAGATAAGCTCAGAAAGCAATACAGATACAGATGAAATAATACCTTCAGCCACATTACTTTTGCAAACTAGTTTCACCACATTCACTTATTATACCACCATGTACAGTGGCGATGAAACCAATGTCATAAGTCGTTTGGAGACCATGACCAACACGGTAACCGAAACTCTGAAGCCCTCCAAAAAGATCGACTTAAAAGATGCCTCTCTGCCCATCACTTACTTTACGACATTTACCTATTGGACAAAATTAGCTAAAGAAGGTCAAATAACAACATTAAGCCGCGAGGAGATCATATCGAATGTGATTGTACCAACTATGGTACAACCAGAAACTCAAGAAACGCATACTCAAATGGAAAGTCTCGAGAATACAAAAAACAAGGACAGTGATGTAGTTGCTAATATAGTCACTGAAACAATATTGACAGAAGAAACAACTTCGAATGAAGTACATGATGAAAATGTATTAAATCAAGCCCACCTGTCAGAACTAACCACAAATATGTCGGCCGGTCAACATACCACAAATATATTAGAGCCCACCACTTATTATACCACATACACATATTACACAACATCTTATGAAGCAGATAAGACCATAACAGATTCACGTTTTGAAACGGCCACCAATATTGTGACCCCAACCGTGACATTATCAAACACCAAGGAACGTGATGAGGATTCAGCCAAATTAGAAAAACCCATATATTCTTCAGCCACTCCGGCACAATCTCAAATCAATGTCTCCGACGCCTCAACATCGGAATTAGTTTTATATGATTTCAAGAAAATAATTGATGCTGATGGTATTTCCACTATCTTCTTTACAACTGAAATAAAGCCAACCTTAAATTCGGACGGTGTGCTTACAGAAGTTATAAGTTCCACTTCTAGTCTACTGATAAACGAGGAAAAACGAAGCATACAGGCAACCGAAGCCATGGAAAGTTCTGTCAACTCTCTGGGTGTGGAGGGTCAAATGCAAAAGCAATATAAAACTGGTTTGGTTAGATTAATTGAGGGCACACGTATAGCAAATAAGACCACAACTTTGTATCAAAGCAAGGTCATAGGTACAGTTATCGATCAACGTTATGCTCAGATTATAGAAAGCACTTCTAgctttatatttgaaaaaactaGAGCCCCGGAAGATTCCAATAGCATGAACGTGGAAATAATGCCAACAAGTTCAAGTGATGTGCAAAATATACAAGCCACCCAGCAGGTTAGCCTTGAAAGTAGTATTTCGCTGCCTAAAGTAGAGGGCAGTATTACGGAGACAAGCTTAGAGCAGGATATAGATAGTTCAACGAAGCCAGCCGAAGAAGTTGATGAGGAGAATTATTCCAAAACGGATGAGAAGTTACGTTTTCCATTCCAGACAAAGAAACCACCATTTATATCTCCTCTCAAACCGTTTTCCAACCGCAATCGCCCACAATTTGCTCCCAAGAAGAATAGCAGCGCCACAATAATAACAAGGAGTGACTTTACACCCACAATTACAGCTACGCCCGCACTAAAGACCATAAGTCGTTTTTCATCCACACGTAGAGGCAGTGCTAGCAGCAATTCTATATCATTTGCCTCGTCTTCCCGGCGTTTTGGGCGACCTAGCAAATCGTCTATAGCAGGGTCGGGATTACAAGTTGCTTCAACCGTAGGTCAGGCAGCATCTCGCAATCGTTTTGCCTCTTCATCGAGTGCACGTGGTTCTTTTGCTTCTAGCTCTAGACGTTTGGGAGGCTCGTCAAACACTATAAGACCGTCGTTTTCACGGCCATCACTGTTTTCATCTGGATTTTCAGGCAATTCAAGACTGAGAGTTAGGCCTACATCTACTGCTGACATAGGAGAGGTTTCGTCAGCCATTGATATTGCCACATCAGTCCCATTAAATTCTCAAGAAGACGGTGGAGGAGTTTCACAGAACCAGTATGATTTAGAGGATGATGAGGAAAACGCTACTGAAagcaatagaaaacaaaataatccaCTCCTACGTCTGCGTAGACCGCTTAACAGACCTCAAGGTTTCACACCAGCCCGCCCACAGATAAATTCTCCCAACAATGCTGTCTCATTAAGAAGAAATCCCTTAATTAATCGAGGACGTAGTAGTAACGTGGCCACTTTAACATCTACGACAACTACCACAACAGCCAAACCAAAACCACGAACATTCCAACCGCCCCTTATAGCTCAAAATCGCATAAGACCTACTAATTCATTGTTCCCACCTCGTAATATATTTGGGGTGCAAAAAGCGGCGGTAACAACCGAGGAAAATAAAGATTTATCTGAAGAAGACACTAATGAGAACAATGATGATTCAGAATATGAAGATGATGACGATGAGGAGTTAGAGGGTGAAGACGAAGAGGAATCCAACCGAAGAAGACGTAGGTCACATAACAACACAGAACTAGTAGAAAAACACAAATTGCGTAACAAACGCGAAGCTGATAGTGCACAGCAAAATCGAAGCAATTTCCGCAATCGTTTTAGAAGACCCAAGTTAGCTTCACACGCACAGGCGGAATCGAAAAGCTCTGAAGATGAGGCAAGCGAAGCTAAGGAACCAGTTACAACTGGTATTCCTGCTTCAACGACAGCAACGCAAAGAACACGTACACGATTTGGAGCCAGGTATCCGCAACATTCTTCTTCGTCTACCACTAGTGCTACCACATCAAGTGCGTCATCCAATCATAAGGCTATACGACCCACACGTCCTACCAGTAATGGCCGAGCTCAGTTTACTTTGCGCGACAAAGATTCGTCTGCCATGAGTACCACACAAAAAGGTTTAACGACTGCAAAACGTCCGGCTTTCCGTCGACCACAGCCCGGTGGCACACATGGAACACGAAGATTGCCCAGTTCAACGGCTCCGTCATCTTCATCGTCTTCCTCGTCCGGCAAAAGGCgtttaaaaagttttacaaaTAATGATGCCACAACAACTTCCCGTAATTCTGTTACTGGCCGCAGTCGATCTTCATCCACCACTTCAGGGCGTTCTCGGGTATCCTCGCCTTCTAGAGATAGTAATATTGGAGGCAGAAATCGAGCTAGAAATAATCATaattacaacagcaacaacaacaacaacaatgaaccCTTGATAATTGATAATAGTGGCACCATCACCGTAACCCATGTAATACCCACCGAAGTCACTATACCAGTGGTTAATGGAAAGGTAACCGAGTACAAACAAGTTGTAACCGCCAAAACTAGCACCGAAATCTTAGAACCCCAGCAATATACAACAACCATTGCGGCCAATGGTCTTCCCCAGTTGGCTCTTACCAGAGAAGATTCATCGGTAAACTATAATGGAGCCACCGAAGTCACACAATATGTTTTGCATGAAACACCAACCACCACAATTACCTTTACACCTACAACTATACGCGGACGTAAAACATCCTTCTCGCATGTACTGCCTTCCACAGTGTACTCGGTGGAGCAAGTGGTTTCGACGGTGCAGCCTCAAATATCGGCTAATGCTCCTTTGGCGAATATTCTTCTATCGCAATTGTTATTGGGCAATGTGGGTCTCCAGGCCGGTAATCCTTTATTGGGTGCTTTGGGAGGTGCTCTTTCGCAACCGGGTGTAGGTTTGGGAACAGCAGTCGGTCCAGCCCAACCGGCCACACCAGTTACCGAGTACAAAACGCATGCTTCCACATATGTAACCACAGTCGTTGAGGGACAATCAACCGTATTACCCATTACATTCCAAGGCAAAAAGATCTTAACAACTATATTTGATACAACAGCTCAAACCATAACTGCTACTGAATTTATCACGGATACTATTGTTACCACACCTACCGCTTTAGTACAACCCCAACCAGCAGTAAACAGCTTACTGTTGCAGCAACTACTGCTGCAACAGCAtttgcaacagcagcaacaacaattgcaACAACCCACCCCAGATCCCAGTTACCCCCTTAATGCTATTTTAAATTCTGTACCACCACAATTTCTACTGGGCGGAGATAATTTGCAAGAACTTGAAGCCTCCAATAATATACGAGGATCTGGACAAAGTGATCTGCTAAATGATGACGATGATTTCACAGTAGGAAGCTCCGTAGATTTGGATGACATAGCTCTACAAGCCCAAGCCCAGACACACAAAACTGGCAGGAAAAAGAcaagaaaaaatggaaaaaatcacAAACGCAAACAGAACAATAATGTGGAAGCACATGGAGCAGTCGAGAGCAGTGTCATAACATTGTACGTATCGGGAAGAAGGCCGGGAGAATTTAGCACAGTATTGTCTACCGTACAAGTACGTCCCGATTCGACTCAGTATAAAAGACATGCGCACACCATAGATACTGAAACAGATTATCTAAACGATGGCAGTGAACTTGTGAACGAATACTTGGCCCTGCCACCCGAAATAATTCTATTGGATGGCAAAGACAAACATGAAAATGAGGTAGTATATGAAAATGAAGGTGTTGCTACCCAGTCCTTAGAAAGTATAGTGGGTGATGTTAGTCTGTGGTATAGCACACAAACCACAACATCAATAACCACAAGTACGAACGATATGTCGAAAGTATCTGCAACAGAAATAATAACTGATCAACGTTATGACATGGCGGAAAGTCCGCGTTTGAATGTTGATACCCATGTGGCAAATTCAAgttcaaatgaatatttttttgtttaa